One stretch of Zingiber officinale cultivar Zhangliang chromosome 6B, Zo_v1.1, whole genome shotgun sequence DNA includes these proteins:
- the LOC121988635 gene encoding nucleolin 2-like isoform X1, which produces MGKSSKKTNVEVAPAVPAVSAKPGKKGKRDAEVTLEKEGSAKKQKKEIENAVPKGDIRNLKKALKNAPLKKKPETSSSEDDSSSDSEEVKVPPKKQSKLAKSLKKKSSSSEESSSDDEPVKTVPASDKKAAVATKNGSFAAVTKKGKESSSSESDSDEDEDDSDESDVAPQLKKSKIMDSVPSAKTKPVAKIVKKESSSSEEDEDDSSEESSDDEPSKQQQAKKDSVPSSKTKPVTKIVKKESSSSEEDEDDSSEESSDDEPSKQQQAKKDSVPSAKTKPVAKIVKKESSSSEEDEDDSSEESSDDEPSKQQQAKKDSVSSSKTKPVAKTVKKESSSSEEDEDDSAEESSDDEPSKQQQIKKVIQASKKSNSSDSSEESSDEESEDEEPLKTPKKDNDVEMKDASVVSAEKQTATKSEKKTNQAPGSRTLFIGNLSYDVGQDDVAEFFKTAGEVVDVRLATAEDGSFKGFGHVEFATEEDAKKALELNGNELFGRGVRLDVARERGSYTPQSGKDNYQKGSKGQSQTIFVKGFDRSLEEDQVRSSLEEHFGSCGDITRISVPKDYETGAPKGIAYIDFKDQESFNKAYELNGSDLGGYSLTVDEAKPRTDNRDGGWSGGRDGGGRSGGRFGGRDGGRRGGRGDRGRGRDFGGRGRGRGRGGAPFRPQSAGTASTGKKTTFGDD; this is translated from the exons ATGGGCAagtcaagcaagaaaaccaatgtTGAG GTTGCACCAGCCGTTCCAGCGGTATCTGCAAAGCCTGGTAAAAAAG GCAAGAGGGATGCTGAAGTGACCTTAGAGAAAGAAGGAAGTGCAAAGAAGCAGAAGAAAGAAATTGAGAATGCTGTTCCAAAGGGGGACATCAGGAACCTTAAGAAGGCTCTTAAGAATGCCCCATTGAAAAAGAAACCAGAAACAAGCAGTTCAGAAGATGATTCCTCATCTGACTCTGAAGAA GTTAAAGTTCCTCCAAAGAAGCAGAGTAAATTGGCAAAATCTCTGAAAAAAAAGTCAAGTAGTAGTGAAGAATCTTCTTCGGATGAT GAACCTGTGAAGACAGTTCCCGCTTCAGATAAAAAAGCTGCAGTTGCCACTAAGAATGGTTCGTTTGCTGCTGTAaccaaaaaaggaaaagaaagcagcagctctGAAAGTGATTCTGATGAGGATGAA gaTGACTCTGATGAGAGTGATGTTGCGCCACAACTGAAGAAGTCGAAAATTATG GATTCTGTCCCATCTGCAAAAACCAAACCTGTTGCTAAGATTGTCAAAAAAGAGAGCAGCAGTAGTGAGGAAGATGAGGATGATAGCTCTGAAGAAAGTTCAGATGATGAACCTTCAAAACAGCAACAAGCTAAGAAG gATTCTGTCCCATCTTCAAAAACTAAACCTGTTACTAAGATTGTCAAAAAAGAGAGCAGCAGTAGTGAGGAAGATGAGGATGATAGCTCTGAAGAAAGTTCAGATGATGAACCTTCAAAACAGCAACAAGCTAAGAAG GATTCTGTCCCATCTGCAAAAACCAAACCTGTTGCTAAGATTGTCAAAAAAGAGAGCAGCAGTAGTGAGGAAGATGAGGATGATAGCTCTGAAGAAAGTTCAGATGATGAACCTTCAAAACAACAACAAGCTAAGAAG GACTCTGTCTCATCTTCAAAAACTAAGCCTGTCGCTAAGACTGTCAAAAAAGAGAGCAGCAGTAGTGAGGAAGATGAGGATGATAGCGCTGAAGAAAGTTCAGATGATGAACCTTCAAAACAGCAACAAattaagaag GTGATTCAAGCATCTAAAAAGAGCAATAGCTCTGACTCATCTGAGGAATCTTCTGATGAGGAAAGTGAAGATGAGGAGCCACTTAAGACTCCGAAGAAG GATAATGATGTTGAGATGAAGGATGCTAGTGTGGTTAGTGCTGAAAAACAAACTGCCACGAAGTCTGAAAAGAAAACG AATCAAGCACCTGGATCTCGAACACTATTCATTGGAAACTTGTCCTATGATGTTGGACAGGATGATGT GGCTGAATTCTTCAAGACAGCAGGGGAAGTTGTTGATGTGCGTCTGGCTACAGCAGAAGATGGAAGCTTCAAGGGATTTGGCCATGTTGAATTTGCTACTGAGGAAGATGCTAAGAAG GCACTTGAATTGAATGGCAATGAATTATTTGGTCGTGGTGTTAGACTTGATGTGGCCCGTGAAAGAGGTTCCTATACCCCTCAGAGTGG CAAGGATAACTACCAAAAGGGAAGCAAAGGTCAGAGTCAAACCATATTCGTGAAAGGCTTCGATAGATCACTTGAAGAGGATCAG GTTAGGAGCTCTCTCGAGGAGCATTTTGGTTCATGTGGAGATATTACTCGAATCTCTGTTCCCAAGGATTATGAAACTGGAGCTCCCAAAGG GATTGCATACATAGACTTTAAGGATCAAGAAAGCTTCAACAAGGCGTATGAGCTCAATGGTTCTGATCTTGGAGGATACTCATTAACTGTGGATGAGGCGAAGCCAAGAACTGATAATCGTGATGGTGGCTGGAGCGGTGGCAGGGATGGTGGAGGTAGAAGTGGTGGGAGATTTGGTGGAAGAGATGGTGGCAGACGTGGTGGAAGGGGTGACCGTGGCAGGGGACGTGACTTTGGCGGCAGGGGCCGAGGCCGTGGCCGTGGCGGTGCACCATTCAGGCCGCAAAGTGCTGGGACAGCTAGTACAG GGAAGAAGACCACTTTCGGGGATGATTAG
- the LOC121988635 gene encoding nucleolin 2-like isoform X2, whose protein sequence is MGKSSKKTNVEVAPAVPAVSAKPGKKGKRDAEVTLEKEGSAKKQKKEIENAVPKGDIRNLKKALKNAPLKKKPETSSSEDDSSSDSEEVKVPPKKQSKLAKSLKKKSSSSEESSSDDEPVKTVPASDKKAAVATKNGSFAAVTKKGKESSSSESDSDEDEDDSDESDVAPQLKKSKIMDSVPSAKTKPVAKIVKKESSSSEEDEDDSSEESSDDEPSKQQQAKKDSVSSSKTKPVAKTVKKESSSSEEDEDDSAEESSDDEPSKQQQIKKVIQASKKSNSSDSSEESSDEESEDEEPLKTPKKDNDVEMKDASVVSAEKQTATKSEKKTNQAPGSRTLFIGNLSYDVGQDDVAEFFKTAGEVVDVRLATAEDGSFKGFGHVEFATEEDAKKALELNGNELFGRGVRLDVARERGSYTPQSGKDNYQKGSKGQSQTIFVKGFDRSLEEDQVRSSLEEHFGSCGDITRISVPKDYETGAPKGIAYIDFKDQESFNKAYELNGSDLGGYSLTVDEAKPRTDNRDGGWSGGRDGGGRSGGRFGGRDGGRRGGRGDRGRGRDFGGRGRGRGRGGAPFRPQSAGTASTGKKTTFGDD, encoded by the exons ATGGGCAagtcaagcaagaaaaccaatgtTGAG GTTGCACCAGCCGTTCCAGCGGTATCTGCAAAGCCTGGTAAAAAAG GCAAGAGGGATGCTGAAGTGACCTTAGAGAAAGAAGGAAGTGCAAAGAAGCAGAAGAAAGAAATTGAGAATGCTGTTCCAAAGGGGGACATCAGGAACCTTAAGAAGGCTCTTAAGAATGCCCCATTGAAAAAGAAACCAGAAACAAGCAGTTCAGAAGATGATTCCTCATCTGACTCTGAAGAA GTTAAAGTTCCTCCAAAGAAGCAGAGTAAATTGGCAAAATCTCTGAAAAAAAAGTCAAGTAGTAGTGAAGAATCTTCTTCGGATGAT GAACCTGTGAAGACAGTTCCCGCTTCAGATAAAAAAGCTGCAGTTGCCACTAAGAATGGTTCGTTTGCTGCTGTAaccaaaaaaggaaaagaaagcagcagctctGAAAGTGATTCTGATGAGGATGAA gaTGACTCTGATGAGAGTGATGTTGCGCCACAACTGAAGAAGTCGAAAATTATG GATTCTGTCCCATCTGCAAAAACCAAACCTGTTGCTAAGATTGTCAAAAAAGAGAGCAGCAGTAGTGAGGAAGATGAGGATGATAGCTCTGAAGAAAGTTCAGATGATGAACCTTCAAAACAGCAACAAGCTAAGAAG GACTCTGTCTCATCTTCAAAAACTAAGCCTGTCGCTAAGACTGTCAAAAAAGAGAGCAGCAGTAGTGAGGAAGATGAGGATGATAGCGCTGAAGAAAGTTCAGATGATGAACCTTCAAAACAGCAACAAattaagaag GTGATTCAAGCATCTAAAAAGAGCAATAGCTCTGACTCATCTGAGGAATCTTCTGATGAGGAAAGTGAAGATGAGGAGCCACTTAAGACTCCGAAGAAG GATAATGATGTTGAGATGAAGGATGCTAGTGTGGTTAGTGCTGAAAAACAAACTGCCACGAAGTCTGAAAAGAAAACG AATCAAGCACCTGGATCTCGAACACTATTCATTGGAAACTTGTCCTATGATGTTGGACAGGATGATGT GGCTGAATTCTTCAAGACAGCAGGGGAAGTTGTTGATGTGCGTCTGGCTACAGCAGAAGATGGAAGCTTCAAGGGATTTGGCCATGTTGAATTTGCTACTGAGGAAGATGCTAAGAAG GCACTTGAATTGAATGGCAATGAATTATTTGGTCGTGGTGTTAGACTTGATGTGGCCCGTGAAAGAGGTTCCTATACCCCTCAGAGTGG CAAGGATAACTACCAAAAGGGAAGCAAAGGTCAGAGTCAAACCATATTCGTGAAAGGCTTCGATAGATCACTTGAAGAGGATCAG GTTAGGAGCTCTCTCGAGGAGCATTTTGGTTCATGTGGAGATATTACTCGAATCTCTGTTCCCAAGGATTATGAAACTGGAGCTCCCAAAGG GATTGCATACATAGACTTTAAGGATCAAGAAAGCTTCAACAAGGCGTATGAGCTCAATGGTTCTGATCTTGGAGGATACTCATTAACTGTGGATGAGGCGAAGCCAAGAACTGATAATCGTGATGGTGGCTGGAGCGGTGGCAGGGATGGTGGAGGTAGAAGTGGTGGGAGATTTGGTGGAAGAGATGGTGGCAGACGTGGTGGAAGGGGTGACCGTGGCAGGGGACGTGACTTTGGCGGCAGGGGCCGAGGCCGTGGCCGTGGCGGTGCACCATTCAGGCCGCAAAGTGCTGGGACAGCTAGTACAG GGAAGAAGACCACTTTCGGGGATGATTAG
- the LOC121991323 gene encoding uncharacterized protein LOC121991323, translated as MEEEIDTNYMCFPTAYELWENINQMYSDLENQSQIFELTLKLGELRQGEEPVTKYFNSLKRIWQDLDLFYAYEWKNVEDGQYHKKTMEDSRIFKFLAGLNVEFDGVRRRIIGRRPLPSLGEVFSKVRREESRRNVMLGKKEPTTIIEGSTLTSTGSNIRRDTANLRKPEEKSVLWCDFCSKPRHTRETCCKIHGKPANFKSKSGEKNERIFPTANEAMTTASAATSSTVNFKPIIQYS; from the coding sequence ATGGAAGAGGAGATTGACACAAATTATATGTGTTTCCCTACGGCATATGAATTATGGGAAAACATAAATCAGATGTACTCTGATTTGGAGAATCAGTCCCAAATCTTTGAGTTGACTCTCAAACTTGGTGAATTGCGGCAAGGAGAAGAACCAGTCACCAAGTATTTCAACTCCTTGAAGAGGATCTGGCAGGACCTTGATCTTTTTTATGCATATGAGTGGAAGAATGTTGAAGATGGACAATACCACAAGAAAACAATGGAAGACAGTCGTATCTTCAAATTTTTGGCTGGCCTCAATGTTGAGTTCGATGGGGTAAGAAGAAGAATCATTGGTAGGAGACCACTACCATCCCTCGGTGAAGTCTTCTCCAAAGTTAGAAGGGAGGAGAGCCGGAGGAATGTTATGCTTGGCAAAAAAGAACCTACGACTATCATTGAAGGTTCAACCCTTACCTCTACAGGCTCAAACATACGCAGAGACACTGCCAATCTACGTAAACCAGAAGAAAAGTCAGTTCTGTGGTGCGACTTTTGCAGCAAGCCACGTCACACCCGAGAAACCTGCTGTAAAATTCATGGCAAACCTGCCAACTTTAAAAGCAAATCAGGTGAGAAAAATGAACGTATCTTTCCCACTGCGAATGAGGCAATGACTACTGCCAGCGCAGCAACTTCTAGCACTGTTAACTTCAAACCCATCATCCAGTACTCTTAA
- the LOC121991324 gene encoding ARM REPEAT PROTEIN INTERACTING WITH ABF2-like, with the protein MVLAVVIVSFAVGKIRPFFSPDLLLKLADWQCLCVRWRWNGSGGAGRSGGSWRRRAAPPPQPAPTRLRPLRWRKRRWESKKCAAIAPRKRSPARSGPKSMSWSELSPGASLFEPPQGSRPSRTRQERCTEEAVSVIVEGGAVPALVKHLQEPPPLLVRDGSASGEDRPLEHEVENGSAFALGLLAMKPEHQQLINDAGALPLLVNLLKRHKKGYNYWAVNGVIRRAADAITNLARGNSNIKTYVRLLHTKLAVILDVYPIEFSAYICLSSLSGLKVGFLPLCNCWNLLTWRCRGLLQIVECKALPTLILMLQSVDPSVHYEAEATVCAKCYVVHKRGVGEKHGKLDALWRKVEEQAHIQLV; encoded by the exons ATGGTGCTGGCAGTAGTCATTGTCTCATTCGCAGTGGGAAAGATACGTCCATTTTTCTCACCTGATTTGCTTTTAAAGTTGGCAG ATTGGCAGTGCCTCTGC GTCCGATGGAGGTGGAACGGCAGCGGCGGAGCGGGCAGAAGCGGAGGAAGTTGGAGGAGGAGAGCAGCACCGCCGCCGCAACCAGCTCCCACGCGTCTCCGTCCTCTGCGGTGGAGGAAGAGGAGATGGGAGTCGAAGAAATGTGCTGCCATCGCTCCCAGGAAGCGCTCGCCCGCGAGGTCCGGGCCCAAGTCGATGTCCTGGAGCGAGCTTTCTCCTGGCGCCTCGCTGTTCGAGCCGCCGCAAGGCTCACGCCCTAGCCGAACTCGCCAAGAGCG CTGCACAGAGGAGGCTGTGAGCGTGATCGTTGAAGGAGGGGCCGTGCCGGCGCTCGTGAAGCATCTACAAGAGCCTCCGCCTCTGCTGGTAAGGGATGGCAGTGCTAGCGGAGAAGATCGGCCTTTGGAGCACGAGGTTGAGAATGGGAGCGCGTTTGCTCTCGGTCTACTTGCAATGAAG CCTGAACATCAGCAACTCATAAATGATGCTGGTGCTTTGCCTTTGCTTGTCAATCTCTTAAAAAGGCATAAGAAAGGTTACAATTACTGGGCAGTTAATGGTGTTATTAGGCGAGCAGCTGATGCAATTACTAATCTTGCTCGTGGAAATAgcaatatcaaaacatatgtcaGGTTATTGCACACAAAACTGGCTGTCATTTTGGATGTTTATCCTATAGAATTTTCTGCTTATATTTGTCTTTCATCTCTTTCAGGATTGAAGGTGGGATTCCTCCCCTTGTGCAACTGTTGGAATCTATTGACATGGAGGTGCAGAGGGCTGCTGCAG ATTGTTGAATGTAAAGCTCTTCCCACATTGATTCTCATGCTTCAGTCAGTTGATCCTTCCGTTCATTATGAAGCG GAAGCGACGGTGTGTGCGAAGTGTTATGTTGTCCATAAGCGCGGTGTAGGAGAGAAACATGGAAAACTCGATGCACTTTGGAGGAAGGTGGAAGAGCAAGCTCATATACAATTGGTCTAA